One Dethiosulfovibrio faecalis DNA window includes the following coding sequences:
- a CDS encoding DUF6883 domain-containing protein gives MASLNNLTIEIPEAKIFRYALNEQHPSGKHKAFVFESVLGFNSSNGDKLIEKIKAAVLQNVDRLTKKGCTPDGSLRYELILEIEGENGRVAKVLTAWQKIGSTLRLVTTHVCKNR, from the coding sequence TTGGCTAGTTTAAATAATCTGACCATAGAGATACCTGAGGCTAAGATTTTCAGGTATGCTCTGAACGAGCAGCACCCTTCGGGGAAACATAAGGCTTTTGTTTTCGAATCGGTATTAGGCTTTAATTCGTCTAATGGAGATAAGCTGATAGAAAAAATAAAGGCTGCCGTGTTGCAAAATGTAGACAGACTAACGAAAAAGGGTTGTACTCCGGATGGATCTTTGCGTTATGAATTGATACTCGAAATTGAGGGAGAAAACGGTCGAGTAGCTAAGGTGCTAACAGCTTGGCAAAAAATAGGCAGTACTCTAAGGTTGGTGACGACACATGTATGCAAAAATAGATGA
- a CDS encoding YvrJ family protein, producing MEDLLAGIAQSGFSVAVAAYLLIRMESRLEGLSQAIQELKLAIVEEGRRG from the coding sequence ATGGAGGACTTACTGGCCGGAATAGCCCAGAGCGGCTTCTCCGTAGCGGTGGCAGCCTACCTGCTCATCCGCATGGAAAGCAGACTCGAAGGGCTCAGCCAGGCCATACAGGAACTGAAACTGGCCATAGTCGAGGAAGGCCGTCGTGGATGA
- a CDS encoding ABC transporter ATP-binding protein — MNDKMLLDIQDLSVQYTTEDGIVRAVEDLQLKLAPGESLGFVGETGAGKTTTALSIMGLIPEPPGKITDGKIIFQGKDLLKASEEEMRSVRGGKIAMIFQDPMTSLNPVITVDEQIAEMVLLHNDVSKKEALKIAVEMLEVVGIRSERAHEYPHQFSGGMKQRVVIAIALACNPALLIADEPTTALDVTIQAQVLELMKDLKRKFNTALIMITHDLGVVADICEKVAIMYAGSVVEYAEKRPLYTEPLHPYTVGLFNSIPDVDDDEEFLKVIPGLTPDPTNLPSGCPFHPRCTHAMERCRTERPRWTEARPGHFVACFLHQKD, encoded by the coding sequence ATGAACGATAAAATGCTGCTGGACATACAGGACCTCTCGGTCCAATACACCACCGAGGACGGAATCGTCCGGGCCGTGGAGGACCTGCAACTGAAGCTGGCCCCGGGCGAATCCCTGGGCTTCGTCGGAGAGACCGGAGCGGGAAAGACGACTACCGCCCTCTCCATAATGGGGCTTATCCCCGAACCGCCCGGTAAGATAACCGACGGAAAGATAATCTTTCAGGGAAAAGACCTTCTCAAGGCCTCCGAGGAGGAAATGCGCTCCGTCAGGGGAGGAAAGATCGCCATGATCTTCCAGGACCCCATGACCTCCCTAAACCCGGTCATAACGGTTGACGAACAGATAGCCGAGATGGTGCTGCTCCACAACGACGTCAGCAAGAAAGAGGCACTCAAGATAGCTGTGGAAATGCTCGAGGTCGTCGGAATCCGTTCCGAAAGGGCCCACGAATATCCCCATCAGTTCTCCGGGGGAATGAAACAGAGGGTCGTCATAGCCATAGCCCTGGCCTGCAACCCGGCGCTGCTGATAGCGGACGAGCCCACCACCGCCCTGGACGTAACCATCCAGGCCCAGGTGCTGGAGCTCATGAAAGACCTCAAACGCAAGTTCAACACCGCCCTCATCATGATAACCCACGACCTGGGGGTGGTCGCCGACATATGCGAAAAGGTCGCCATAATGTACGCTGGTTCGGTGGTGGAATACGCCGAGAAGAGGCCTCTCTACACCGAGCCCCTTCACCCCTACACGGTGGGACTGTTCAATTCCATACCGGACGTGGACGACGACGAGGAATTCCTCAAGGTCATACCGGGACTCACCCCGGACCCCACGAACCTTCCGTCGGGATGCCCCTTCCACCCCCGGTGCACCCACGCCATGGAGCGGTGCCGCACCGAGCGTCCCCGCTGGACCGAGGCCAGGCCGGGCCACTTCGTGGCCTGTTTCCTGCACCAGAAAGACTGA
- a CDS encoding ATP-binding protein — MFQATDELLKQIRLGEDSSLELKDLRYKGNQVNEPHRNSMADELAAMANTSNGVFVLGVDDKSRTVVGIPEDKLDVVETWLRGICNDLVNPQLFCRIRKLPVVAEDGVERVIVRVDVPKSLYVHQSPGGYYHRIGSSKRQMTPDILARLFQQRSQARIIRFDEQSVTVAPRECLEKNLWGKFKTPLSPDSDDDFLIKLKLLTQDDDGKICPSVSGILMACKNPQEFLPNAFIQAVAYRGTERDAAYQLDARDIFGPLDVQIIEAYKFVEKNMKVYAVKEPARRDIPQFAMQAIFEALVNAVAHRDYSIQGSKVRLHMFSDRVELFSPGAILNTMTIESLPLRQSSRNELLTSLLARCPMPFADFPGERNFLMDKRGEGVPIILSVSEKLSGKRPEYRLIDDTELLLTIFAAQPPHQSPDGSALVIDHSPMH; from the coding sequence ATGTTTCAAGCTACGGATGAACTATTAAAACAAATTCGATTGGGGGAGGACTCCTCTCTTGAACTGAAAGACCTGAGATACAAGGGAAATCAGGTTAACGAGCCCCATCGCAACAGCATGGCCGATGAGCTAGCTGCGATGGCGAATACGTCAAACGGAGTTTTTGTATTAGGGGTTGACGATAAGTCGAGAACGGTCGTTGGTATTCCTGAAGACAAGTTGGACGTAGTCGAAACCTGGCTGCGAGGAATATGCAACGACCTCGTCAATCCTCAACTTTTTTGCCGAATTAGAAAGCTGCCGGTAGTAGCCGAAGACGGTGTGGAACGGGTTATTGTCAGAGTAGACGTTCCCAAGAGTCTGTATGTCCATCAAAGCCCCGGCGGATACTACCATAGAATCGGTAGCTCGAAACGACAGATGACTCCTGATATATTGGCCAGGCTTTTTCAACAGCGAAGTCAGGCCAGAATCATCCGTTTTGATGAACAGTCGGTCACCGTTGCCCCCCGAGAGTGTCTCGAAAAAAACTTATGGGGAAAGTTCAAAACGCCGCTGTCTCCAGATAGCGATGACGACTTTTTGATTAAGCTAAAGCTGTTGACGCAGGATGATGACGGTAAGATATGTCCCAGTGTCAGTGGAATACTGATGGCATGTAAAAATCCTCAGGAGTTTCTACCTAACGCATTCATTCAAGCGGTTGCCTATCGGGGAACCGAACGGGATGCAGCATACCAGCTGGATGCAAGAGACATCTTTGGACCTTTGGATGTCCAGATTATAGAGGCTTACAAGTTCGTAGAAAAAAACATGAAAGTTTATGCGGTCAAGGAGCCTGCGAGACGAGACATCCCACAGTTTGCGATGCAGGCGATATTTGAAGCGTTGGTAAACGCCGTCGCACACAGAGACTATTCAATTCAGGGCTCTAAAGTTCGATTACACATGTTCTCCGATCGTGTTGAGCTTTTTTCTCCCGGAGCTATCCTTAACACGATGACGATCGAGAGTCTGCCTCTTCGTCAGTCCTCTCGTAATGAGCTCCTTACCAGCTTACTTGCGCGTTGCCCGATGCCCTTTGCCGATTTTCCAGGGGAACGCAATTTTCTCATGGATAAACGAGGCGAGGGAGTGCCCATCATTCTTTCCGTAAGTGAAAAACTTTCGGGGAAGCGTCCAGAGTATCGTTTGATCGATGACACCGAGCTCTTATTGACGATATTTGCGGCACAGCCACCGCATCAAAGCCCTGACGGATCGGCTCTCGTAATTGATCATTCCCCAATGCATTGA
- a CDS encoding TrlF family AAA-like ATPase encodes MADTYSFPGSKWMKFDFHTHTPASKDYDRGDDFLKKIKPEFWLQKAMESGLDCVVVTDHNSGGWIDDLKSKNEELKNYDTKPDWYRDLTIFPGCEITVADSTSRVHLLAVFDPSCDSQKVTGLLGACGITDGHGDDHKTSTSKSFIDTVKEIAEAKGIAIAAHIDGSKGLLEKAVSLTSELEKSLGSLTAAEFCDLNKFDNAESSLKKAVDRLAKVGGSDAHKPDEIGKHFSWIKMGPPSIEALRLALQDHEFCVKSQIENPNSLPDIFLSKLTIKGMHHCGRISDQPFIIQFHPHFNSIIGGRGTGKSTVIESIRIVTRRDRNLATEAPRVKDELDKFMKLSQEKGVMLNDTEILLELRRRDKKYRLRWRFDGEGAVLEEEVDGVWQETEAGDFRERFPVSIFSQKQINELASNPRGLLEIVDRSPEVNRTEWQSQWENAKSRFLQLRERRRELLRHLADEPQIRAKLRDVENDLKQYEEKGHGTVLKQYQKRSQQRNGLPDDGVFDELSSGIRTLASNAELSDFPSHLFDEQDETTVGIRTIHERTAKELKKIGETLGKLADKVDELKAQREESILSSEWYKTVQASIVAYNGLVKEYEERQSPFSIHLYGEWVQQRSQLQQRLKKLDSTRKETKSTEKQIDETFARLQELRAELFEKRKKFLEKIIGNSSFVRMELVKYGEVSMVEDEYRSLLNLEDGKFVSSVYDRENKQGLLWPFIRWEDSEVPEAGLPQVISEIKTKTLDIARGRFSGNHGAFDNRLKKLFENQPATFDQIETWWPEDMLRVKYSKKPASGKFDDLEKGSAGQKAAAILAFLLSHGDEPLIIDQPEDDLDNALICDLVVNQIHENKRRRQLIIVTHNPNIVVNGDSELVHVLKYENGQVQIDRQGGLEESSIRDSVCTIMEGGRQAFKKRYERIALEV; translated from the coding sequence ATGGCAGATACGTATAGTTTCCCTGGAAGTAAATGGATGAAGTTTGATTTTCATACGCATACTCCTGCATCGAAAGATTATGATAGGGGAGATGACTTCCTCAAGAAGATCAAACCGGAGTTTTGGCTACAAAAAGCGATGGAGTCCGGTCTCGATTGCGTGGTCGTGACCGATCACAACTCGGGCGGCTGGATCGATGATTTAAAGTCTAAAAACGAGGAACTTAAAAATTACGACACGAAACCCGACTGGTACAGGGATCTGACCATTTTTCCAGGATGTGAGATTACCGTCGCCGACAGCACTAGTCGTGTTCATCTCCTCGCTGTTTTTGATCCGAGCTGCGATAGCCAAAAGGTAACCGGTCTTCTGGGTGCGTGTGGGATCACAGACGGACATGGCGACGACCATAAAACGTCCACGTCAAAAAGTTTTATCGATACGGTTAAAGAGATTGCCGAGGCAAAAGGAATTGCCATAGCTGCTCATATCGACGGTTCAAAGGGTTTGCTTGAAAAGGCCGTTTCTCTGACGTCGGAACTCGAAAAAAGCCTTGGATCTTTAACCGCTGCGGAATTTTGCGATCTTAACAAATTCGACAATGCGGAATCGTCCTTGAAAAAGGCCGTTGACCGTCTAGCAAAGGTAGGGGGGTCCGATGCCCACAAGCCGGACGAAATTGGAAAGCATTTCAGTTGGATTAAGATGGGGCCTCCTTCTATAGAAGCTCTTCGATTGGCATTGCAGGACCACGAATTTTGTGTAAAAAGCCAGATTGAAAATCCCAACAGTCTGCCGGATATCTTCTTGTCGAAGCTCACCATAAAGGGCATGCACCATTGCGGTCGTATCAGTGACCAACCATTTATCATTCAATTTCATCCACATTTTAACTCTATCATCGGTGGACGTGGAACCGGGAAATCTACCGTTATCGAATCCATCCGTATCGTCACTCGCCGAGATAGGAACTTGGCCACCGAAGCTCCCAGGGTAAAAGACGAGCTGGATAAGTTCATGAAACTGTCCCAGGAGAAAGGTGTCATGCTGAACGACACGGAAATTCTGCTGGAGCTCCGTCGACGTGATAAAAAGTATAGATTGCGCTGGAGATTTGACGGAGAGGGTGCGGTGTTAGAGGAGGAAGTCGACGGAGTTTGGCAAGAAACCGAAGCAGGTGACTTTAGAGAACGGTTTCCGGTAAGCATTTTCAGCCAAAAACAGATCAACGAATTGGCGTCGAATCCACGAGGACTATTAGAGATAGTAGACCGTTCCCCCGAGGTGAATCGAACGGAATGGCAGTCGCAGTGGGAAAACGCTAAAAGCCGTTTTCTTCAACTGAGAGAGCGAAGAAGAGAGCTATTACGGCACCTGGCCGACGAGCCGCAAATTCGGGCGAAACTGAGAGACGTCGAAAACGACCTAAAACAATATGAAGAGAAAGGTCATGGTACCGTACTCAAACAGTATCAAAAGCGCAGCCAGCAAAGGAACGGTCTTCCCGATGACGGTGTTTTCGATGAACTTTCCTCCGGTATAAGAACACTTGCGTCTAACGCCGAACTCTCGGATTTTCCCTCGCATCTGTTTGACGAACAGGATGAGACTACCGTCGGGATCAGGACGATTCACGAACGGACGGCGAAAGAGCTAAAAAAGATCGGGGAGACCCTTGGCAAGCTTGCCGATAAAGTCGATGAGCTAAAAGCCCAAAGAGAAGAAAGCATTCTCTCGAGCGAATGGTATAAGACGGTACAGGCCAGCATCGTCGCCTATAACGGGTTGGTCAAGGAATACGAAGAAAGACAGAGCCCGTTCAGTATTCATCTTTATGGTGAGTGGGTTCAGCAACGCAGCCAATTGCAGCAGCGACTAAAAAAACTTGATTCCACCCGGAAGGAAACGAAGTCGACGGAAAAACAAATCGATGAAACTTTCGCAAGGCTTCAAGAATTACGCGCCGAGTTATTCGAAAAGAGGAAGAAGTTTCTTGAGAAAATCATAGGAAATAGCTCTTTTGTGCGTATGGAATTAGTAAAATATGGCGAAGTGAGCATGGTAGAGGACGAATATCGTTCTTTACTCAACCTTGAGGATGGAAAGTTCGTAAGTTCGGTATATGATCGAGAAAACAAACAGGGCCTTCTCTGGCCGTTTATCAGATGGGAAGATTCTGAAGTACCTGAAGCCGGCCTACCGCAGGTGATTTCGGAGATAAAAACCAAAACGCTTGATATCGCCAGAGGGCGGTTTTCCGGAAATCATGGTGCGTTTGATAATCGCCTGAAGAAATTATTTGAGAATCAACCGGCTACTTTCGATCAAATCGAAACGTGGTGGCCGGAGGATATGCTGCGAGTCAAATATTCCAAAAAACCGGCCTCGGGTAAGTTCGATGACCTTGAGAAAGGTTCTGCCGGGCAGAAAGCAGCGGCTATTCTTGCTTTCTTGTTGAGCCATGGCGATGAGCCGTTGATTATAGACCAACCGGAAGACGATCTGGATAACGCATTGATATGTGACCTTGTCGTAAATCAGATTCACGAAAACAAAAGGAGACGTCAGCTTATCATCGTGACCCACAACCCCAATATCGTCGTTAACGGCGATTCCGAGCTGGTGCATGTCCTGAAATATGAAAACGGCCAGGTACAAATCGATCGACAGGGCGGCCTTGAGGAATCAAGCATTCGAGACTCTGTCTGCACCATCATGGAAGGTGGCCGTCAAGCGTTTAAAAAGCGCTATGAGCGCATAGCCCTGGAGGTTTAA
- a CDS encoding ABC transporter permease produces MSETVIKETKKKNPWAEVFRRLKKNRLAMIGLFVVVVLALTAIFADFIAPYTYEEQDLMAAFESPSATHWFGTDEFGRDIFSRIVYGSRISLQVGFVAVSFSILVGGFLGALAGYYGGRIDNVIMRFMDVLFSVPQLLLAISVAASLGPGLFNLMIAVGISSVPQYARLVRASVLSIREQEFIEAARSVGAKDLKIIFRHILPNCMAPIIVQGTLGVAFAILTAAGLSFIGLGIQPPIPEWGAMLSGGREYIRDYAYMTMFPGLAIMITILALNFLGDGLRDALDPKLKN; encoded by the coding sequence ATGAGCGAAACCGTAATCAAAGAGACAAAGAAGAAAAACCCCTGGGCCGAGGTGTTCCGGAGGCTCAAAAAGAACAGACTGGCAATGATCGGCCTGTTCGTAGTAGTGGTGCTGGCCTTAACCGCCATCTTCGCCGACTTCATAGCCCCCTATACCTACGAGGAACAGGACCTCATGGCGGCTTTCGAGAGTCCCTCGGCGACCCACTGGTTCGGAACGGACGAGTTCGGTCGAGACATCTTCAGCCGCATCGTCTACGGAAGCCGAATCTCCCTACAGGTTGGATTCGTTGCGGTCAGCTTCTCCATACTGGTCGGAGGATTTCTCGGAGCCTTGGCGGGCTACTACGGCGGACGGATCGACAACGTCATAATGAGGTTCATGGACGTCCTGTTCTCCGTTCCTCAGCTGCTGCTGGCCATATCGGTGGCGGCCTCGCTTGGACCGGGACTCTTCAACCTCATGATAGCCGTCGGCATATCCTCCGTTCCCCAGTACGCCAGACTGGTCCGGGCCTCGGTTCTCTCCATAAGGGAGCAGGAATTCATAGAGGCGGCCAGGTCGGTGGGAGCCAAGGACCTCAAGATAATCTTCAGACACATACTGCCCAACTGCATGGCCCCCATCATAGTTCAGGGCACCCTGGGGGTCGCCTTCGCCATCCTGACCGCCGCTGGGCTCAGCTTCATCGGCCTGGGCATACAGCCTCCCATCCCCGAATGGGGAGCCATGCTCTCCGGCGGACGGGAATACATCCGGGATTACGCCTACATGACCATGTTCCCCGGACTGGCTATCATGATAACCATACTGGCTCTCAACTTCCTGGGCGACGGACTAAGAGACGCCCTGGACCCCAAGCTGAAGAACTAG
- a CDS encoding DUF1659 domain-containing protein: MASFVPSNSRVVLRCQVGTSADGVPKLGSLSISGANPAMTADQLDAVSAAMGTLLDVPVVEVHKIDTDIVSD; this comes from the coding sequence ATGGCATCCTTCGTACCGTCGAACAGCAGAGTAGTGCTTCGCTGTCAGGTTGGAACCTCGGCGGACGGCGTTCCCAAGCTCGGGAGCCTGTCCATATCCGGCGCCAACCCCGCCATGACCGCCGACCAGCTGGACGCAGTGTCCGCCGCAATGGGAACCCTTCTGGACGTTCCCGTCGTGGAAGTCCACAAGATCGACACCGACATCGTCTCGGACTAA
- a CDS encoding ABC transporter ATP-binding protein, with the protein MVAVGNKLIEVNNLKKYFKTKRGMLHAVDDLSFHIDKGETLGLVGESGCGKSTTGRVLIRLLEATAGQVLMDEEDVLSASGKRLANLRTKMQMVFQDPYSCLNPRMTVSELISEPLEVNNRYTGKTERPARIRELMDIVGLAARLTNAYPHELDGGRRQRVGIARALALNPEFIVQDEPVSALDVCIQAQILNLMKNLQKELGLTYLFISHDLSVVKHVSDRIAVMYLGSMVELTDYRSIFKNPLHPYTQALLSAIPIAKVDVDRDRILLEGDVPSPIEPPAGCRFAGRCRFRQERCTVETPELRQMEPGRWVACHYAEKLEERRA; encoded by the coding sequence ATGGTCGCAGTAGGAAACAAACTCATAGAGGTCAACAACCTCAAAAAATACTTCAAAACCAAAAGAGGCATGCTCCACGCCGTGGACGACCTTAGCTTCCACATAGACAAAGGCGAGACCCTGGGCCTGGTGGGGGAGTCGGGCTGCGGTAAATCCACCACAGGCCGGGTCCTCATAAGGCTGCTGGAGGCCACGGCGGGACAGGTCCTCATGGACGAAGAGGACGTGCTCTCCGCCTCTGGAAAGAGGCTGGCTAACCTCAGGACCAAGATGCAGATGGTCTTTCAGGACCCGTACTCCTGCCTCAACCCCAGGATGACCGTATCGGAGCTCATATCCGAGCCCCTGGAGGTCAACAACCGCTACACCGGAAAAACCGAGCGACCCGCCAGGATCAGGGAGCTCATGGACATAGTCGGATTGGCCGCCAGACTCACCAACGCCTACCCCCACGAGCTCGACGGAGGACGGCGCCAGAGGGTGGGCATAGCCAGGGCCCTCGCCCTGAACCCGGAATTCATAGTTCAGGACGAGCCGGTCTCCGCACTGGACGTGTGCATCCAGGCCCAGATACTCAACCTGATGAAAAACCTCCAGAAAGAGCTGGGACTGACCTATCTCTTCATCTCCCACGACCTCTCGGTGGTAAAACACGTCTCTGACAGAATCGCCGTCATGTACCTCGGGTCGATGGTGGAGCTCACCGACTACAGATCCATATTCAAGAACCCCCTCCATCCCTACACTCAGGCCCTGCTGTCGGCCATACCGATAGCCAAGGTCGACGTCGACAGAGACAGAATCCTCCTGGAGGGAGATGTTCCCAGCCCCATAGAGCCCCCGGCGGGATGCCGCTTCGCCGGACGATGCCGCTTCCGCCAGGAACGGTGCACAGTGGAGACCCCGGAGCTTCGTCAGATGGAGCCCGGTCGCTGGGTTGCCTGCCACTACGCCGAAAAGCTGGAGGAACGACGAGCATAG
- a CDS encoding protein-export chaperone SecB, protein MLLLRKMTISTGCVLKFTDYKLERACFEGNPNYKKREGMIPLDLSLSRDMKSISENSFSLSISVDVFEKPRENNYPFSVGVTVSGFFQVDDSVGLDLKNKLIETNAAAILFPYVRSIISQITLMANTDSTLILPPVNFVEMLRSEETKKTLE, encoded by the coding sequence TTGCTCTTGCTTCGTAAAATGACGATTTCGACCGGTTGTGTTCTTAAATTTACGGATTATAAGCTTGAACGGGCTTGCTTTGAGGGGAATCCAAACTATAAAAAAAGAGAAGGGATGATTCCTCTAGATTTAAGCTTAAGCCGTGATATGAAAAGCATAAGCGAAAATAGTTTTTCTCTATCGATCTCCGTCGATGTATTTGAAAAACCAAGAGAAAATAATTATCCTTTTTCCGTCGGTGTTACCGTTTCAGGTTTTTTTCAAGTGGACGACAGCGTCGGTCTAGATCTAAAAAACAAGCTTATAGAAACGAACGCCGCAGCGATTCTGTTTCCATACGTAAGATCTATAATCTCTCAGATCACATTGATGGCGAATACCGATAGCACCTTGATCCTCCCACCCGTCAACTTTGTGGAAATGCTAAGGTCAGAGGAAACGAAAAAAACCTTGGAATGA
- a CDS encoding DUF2922 domain-containing protein: MKTVKMTFGRADGTKKSISLKHAKETLTETEVRAAMQSVIDNGAVLPAVTAIVEAELIDRTVAEIITQ, encoded by the coding sequence ATGAAAACCGTTAAGATGACCTTCGGGAGAGCGGACGGAACGAAAAAGAGCATCTCCCTCAAGCACGCCAAGGAAACCCTCACGGAAACCGAGGTCAGGGCGGCCATGCAGTCCGTCATAGACAACGGAGCGGTTCTTCCGGCGGTAACCGCCATAGTCGAAGCGGAGCTTATCGATCGCACCGTGGCGGAGATCATAACCCAGTAA